The following nucleotide sequence is from Pithys albifrons albifrons isolate INPA30051 chromosome 2, PitAlb_v1, whole genome shotgun sequence.
aCAAAAATAAACCTTCCCCATTACAGAAATGTATATAGACACAAGCAATTTCAATTCACCTGGTAGGCTattatttgctgtatttttagcCTGAAGAGGTAACTAATCACATTAATGTAggggattttattttcaaagtggTGGCTTTGAATAAAGAATTTCCCTGTAAACAGCAAGTGAGAGCTGCCCTTCCCAGACCTCTGCTGTGCTCTTGGTAGAGGTGCTCCACCTTCTCACTCCACACCACATTCCTCAGATCACCTAATTATTTCAGTCTCACCTGTAAGTGCTGTGCTAGTGACCCCTACTGTGTCTCTACTTTCAGGATGCTCCAACACTTTGCTAAGAAATTCTCAGTGGCATCTAAATTCAGCTAATTAAATTGTGCACACCTAAGGCACATTCCAGACCTATACAGAAGGACTAGCACGTTATGGTAACATTTACAAGCAAGGAATGCACTGTTAGGGCAGGTCACAGGTCCATTCAGTTTGATAGGCAAGAGTCTAACACAGAGACAATTATGTTCCTGATCAGGACCACTATGTTTTCCATCTGCCATCATGCAATGATATTGTACTACAGAATATATTGTTTTAGAAATTGTTTAGGGATTTTTAATCAAGTTCCATGCACAACCTTGATGGCATATGGTGCAacagaaccaaaacaaaaatatcctaAAAATGTTGAAACTGACATTAAAAAGAGTTGATTTTCAATCCAACATTTTACTTCTCACAAACTGCAAATAATTCAGTATAACAGTCTCCTGTCCCAGGTTCTGATACACTATAACAAATCAAAGCCTGAGCATGTCACCAATCCTAAATGATGCCGGTCCTGAACGTCAGGCCAAGACAGTTTTTCAGCAGTGAATTTCTCCAGTTGCAGTTTGACTTAAGACAATATGATTGAATATGTTGATACAGAGCAGCATGAAGTGTATGCCTTCAATGGTAGCATACACAGTATCGtttctttccctattttttaTTCCACATTCTTCTGATCCAAGAGCTTTGGCAAAGAATCAGCCATGCAACCCTAAAAGAAGCTGTCAAATGTTTGAGTATTTAGGCActacaaaatcaaaacaataacaaaacacAGTTTCTAGTAGTGGACAAAAGTTTAAAACTTTACCATGTTTGGATGGCCTGTGTTTCCTTTGCCTCAGAAGAAACCCCAAAGTCTATGGGCAGTTGCAGTGTGAAAGGCATATTCTTACCCTGCAGCAGAATCATGATTCTGAcctcaaggaaaagaaattatggATGTTTATGCACAACAAGGTAGAGAAAGAGACttgattgggaaaaaaaaggttttcacaGGATCTTTgataaaagcaataaaaatatcttccaaAATAAGGGCTTCCCGAGGCTGTTAATGTTCATAGGCTGTAACAGCATTTGCAGAAGTGCATACATTACCAAAAGGCTTTCACAGTGCATGTGATGGCATGggaaatctggaaaaaaaaaaaaagaagaccaTGCAATTATAGAAAGTTAATTTTTGAACCATAAAATAGCTAAGTGGTAATATGACCTCTGCAAATAATGATTTAAAAACCCTATTATAGCAGAAgcaacatatttttaaagaaatgcataCTTAAAAAAGTTAATGTGCCACATAAAGACACTGGTTTCTTATAATTATTTAATTCTAGCACTATTCTTTCCAGGTTAATGCAGtctcaaacattttttttcctctgaaatagaGTGAAGAATAGAGAAatttctcaaggaaaaaaaaggcacacCTCCCCATTTTATTatctttctctgtgtgtcttAGTTTTATCTATTACAATTGTCAGATCTCCTTGTTTGTGGGATATTTATGTCTTCAAACTTCTCTCCAAAGAGTCAGTAGGGAATTAAAAAATTTGGTTATATCTTGCAGTAGGCAGCCACTGACACTGTCTTTCTTGGTCCAGCGGACCCCTCTGCTCTCGTTTTCTTCTTGGAGAAGCAACCAAATACTCCGGTTTCATGGAAGAATAATTTATGCAGGTCCAATTCTGACATCCAGTGGCCTTCGGAGTCCATTACATCCTCCCGGTGTCCACCCTGTGAAATTTGGCTTGAAGGGATGCAGCGTTTCCGTCCAAATGGCTAATTTCAGCACTTAAATCAACACAATTATGTCATTTCCATAAGTAAGCATCGGCTGTTGTTTATTCTGATAATTATATTTAAAGATATTCAGTACAAAAACCTTGAAATATCCCAAAATGTTAAATTATTCAGGATCCTAATCACACAAGCGTATTACCACTGagcaatatttttctctcaatATATGTACATCTGTGGACACCTTCATATTCACAcactttctctctccttttctccactCATTTAGTATTCCTAAACTTGAAATGAAAGTGCCCAGGTGTAGGCATCCATTTTGCATGGACCTTACAGGAAAAACAAGGCCAAacaatagattttatttttgtgtagaagaaagaatgaagaaaaaggtAATATAATTTAATGTAATTCTTCAAAGATAGCAGATGaaactttgcatttttcaaGTGAAACTTGAAGTTAGGTAATTACTTGTAAATAGTTGTTCCTTGCCTGTTGGCTGGTAATTTTGCTGCctattttttgtgtgtatgtgtgtttataAGATTGCCTGGTACTCTTAGAGAGTTTTTTATTAAAGCCAGAATGAAGTTTTGGTGTATATTTTCCCAGAGATCTGGATGCCTGAATGCAGCATCTTAATCTGGCCCATTAATAAACTTGCTGAAAATTTCAGGTTTACACTTCCCTTTCAGCTTGGTGGGGTTTgtgctgttttttgtttgtttgtttatgttaggggaggttttgttgttgtttttgaggttttttaacTAGAACTCCACTACCTCTTTGGTTTAATGCAGCTATTACTCCTAAAAACTCCTGTAACAGCTGCAAGAGATGGATAAGCTTCTGGGCATCTTTTGTGTTCCAAAGACTGATTATTTTAATCAATACATCTCCTGGCTTAGAGTTTCCAAGAGGATAACTTCaaaacagctctgaaagcaGCCCTACGTGTCACTGTGTTGGCACTGAACACTCATTAAAAGTTAGCATTCTTCATGCCATCCCACTCTTTATAAAAAAGAtaccatttaaaaacaaattaaagctTTGCCATGTTGagaatatgtatttatttgtctTTCTGTATACTAGCATACATAGAAAACTGTAAAAgagttctgtttgtttgtttttcctctcttggtCTCTCTGAAATCAACCACAGAATGCAACTGCTGTATCCAGCTGTGTAATCTCCTTCCTGTTAAGTAAGCCTGGGCAGCAATGACTCAACAGATCCTCTTAAAAGTAGTAATAAAAATTATAGTTCTCATTTAGTTCTTTATATTAAAGGGTAAGGACACTTGAAAATATTGGTTTTACATTGCTTTCTGTGATTGTGGTTTTATAAGAtgcttgcttttaaaaaaggGGCTTAGAATCATCTGGGTTTTCACAGTAGTTTCTGGGGGTTTCTTTTAACTACAGGGCATTtaaaagaacaggaagaaataGCTCACTGTCCTGTTGGAGAATTTCTTGCAATGTGTCTTTCCTATTTTAAACCAAGTAACTAAACCCACTACTATCATATGAAAACATGAATCATTACATGCGTTTTAAACCTAACGTTATGTAAGCTCTTGAATAGAGCTGGAAAAGACAAACTATTTCTTTGGTGAATGATAAAATTCAAGCTCAACTTTGACGAAAGAAGACAGGCAAAgcaatttatattttctgtggGGTTTATATCTGCTTGTGAGTTTAACATTCACATAAAATACTACCCTTTCAACATTAATATTCAATTTTGGCTTAAATCCCTGGAGCCTGCTCAGCTGCACAGTCTGCCTGGGAAAGAGTCACTCTGAGCTCTCCACTTTACAAAGGAACAGGCATGGGAGGTGTAGTACTTTCCCTCAGCTGCATGTAGCAGAAGTAACCTTTCCAAGCTATTATTTTGGGAGGACCCGCAGGTGCTGTGCACCTCTTCAGGCCTTATCCATGTGCGTGAGAGCTAtcacaggcagtgctgtgttGCCCTTCAACCAAGCAAAGAACTAACGAAGCGCAGTGTTGGGCTGCTCTTGGCACCTTCTGGCACTTCTTCgggcagcttttcctttctccagagcCAGAGTTCCCTCGTCGCttgtgtaatggagagcactctggactccgaattccaaggtcgtgagttcgagtctcagtcggaccgtcccctggcagttcaaggcctccctgccatcccatcccgtcagatctcggatgctcagcagggtcagccctggttagtaccgggtgctgtgacagtcccgaagacttcactgtcactgtccaagctcgcatggccgtggcaaatggacctcaggacttaaacggtggggccagttctccgcacgctgtgcctcacctaaaacatccactgcgcaggctggaagggcacgtggggagagccctgcccaaatctgcgtttgcgAACGCATACACAGTTTACAGAGGCAGTGTCAGGAGCTGTGATAAGCTGTGCCCTGAAGCGAGAGCCTCGGGGCTTTTCTTCCCTGGTTTCTGACACCTCCCGGCAAACACGgattttctgctgttcttccCCACGAACCATTGCCTGGGTCTTTTGTAGCCGGATTTGACAGTGCAAGCCCCTTGAGTTCTCAGGTGAATCGAGCAGTATCAAAGCCACATCTTTGCTTTACAAATTAACTGCAGGCTCCAGGCTTTGGGCTCAGGATCAGCTAAGCACTTGGCTTAACCGGAGGCGCAGCCTCCCACCCGTGCTGGGAATATACGATCCGGAGCTAGTCCTTAATCCCTAAGAACGTGCTTTAAAGTCACGATGTGCTGCAGATGCCGGCCTGGAACTGCAGCCACCATCAGAACCACTGAAGGGACCGTACGTGCAGGGCCCGCCCCTGGGGCGGGGCGGAACAGCGGCTCCCAGAAGGAACTGCGGCTCCCGGAAAGAAACTGCGGCTCCCTGGAGGAACTACAGCTCCCGAGAGGCTCTTCCCGGCGCTTCCCGGCGGGCGCCGCGGCAGGAACAGCGCCGGAGTCGGGGCGCGTCACCTCCGCTCGCCATCCCGCGCCCGCGGCCGCAGCGCCATGACGGACCGCTACACCATTCACAGCCAGCTCGAGCACCTGCAGTCCAAGTACATCGGCACCGGGCACGCCGACACCACCAAGTGGGAGTGGCTGGTGAACCAGCATCGGGACTCGTACTGCTCCTACATGGGCCACTTCGACCTGCTCAACTACTTCGCTATCGCCGAGAACGAGAGCAAGGCGCGCGTCCGCTTCAACCTGATGGAGAAGATGCTGCAGCCCTGCGGGCCGCCCGCCGACAAGCCCGACGAGTCCTAGCGCTCCGTGCTCCATGCCCCGTGCTCCATGTTCCTCCATGCTCCTCCGTGCTCCATTATCCTCCATTCTCCGtgctcccggccccgccgcctgCGTGGTGCCCGCCCAGGACTGAGGGATGTGAGGGAGAAGTCTCGTGCAGCGCCTGCCTCTGGACTGCCCCGCTCCTCTGGCTGGACAACCCTTCCCATTTGTTtctcaaatggaaaaaataaagctggGCATTTCTAATGTTTCGTTTGGTAATCTGCTAGTTGGAGGTTTTTGTTCCAACAGGGGTGCTGGTGCTCGGTATTGTTAAGGGTTGCAGCCAGGCGAGGTGCAAGTCTCGACAGATGCATTTTCCCGGCCAGGCTGATTGATGCTTTGCTTACGGAACTGCTGTTTGAGGAGTGAGAGAGGAAGCTTGTTGCTACTCAAAGGGTTTGATTTGTGGTTAGCTTTATTGTGCGGGGTGGGTTGTGGTATAGCATAAGTCAGTTGCTGTAGTGCTTTAAAACTCCCCAAAGCAGCTTTTCTCTAAACACCATTTTCTTGGTCCACCTTTCTCTTACCTGTACGTTTGAATTTTTCAAACCTGGATTCTCTCTGATCCAACTTACCTACTTGTTTTTTAACTAATGCTTTCTAGTCATATAGggcttgaatttttttctacaaTACACCAAACAAGGGTATTAGTATGGGGTTGGGCATTTAATATCCAATAAGAACATAAAGGGTAATTTGCTGgtattttgaagtaaaatgcCTTGACACAGTCGTTGATCAGATTGCATACTGAACTTAAGTCGATTCTGACTTGTCACTTATAATAGGCTTTCTGTTcacttaaaattaaattttgagtTCTAATGGATGGAAAGACCTCAAAATAAAACTTGGGAGATATGTTgcttagagaaataaaatgctctCAGTTAATTTCTGACATGAAGCATAGTAATGGTGGGTGCAGTAACTTTggtctgtttggtttgggggttttttttgtttattaacattggagaagaaaatcagtgttttctgatTCAATTAAAACAAGCttattaatgatttttttctgaaagcagtgATCTCAAGTCAGTACATCCATCTTCTGAAGAATTCAAATATGGTATTTTCCAAACTTTATTGCACATAGTAAGATGAGGGTATGGGTGAAGTGGTCCTAAAGAAATTTTATCTGGAAGTTTGGTGGGGAAGTACTTCGGTTTCCAATAAATGACAGGAATTGtagaaaactgtttttcaaTTTGCCTGCAAGCTGCTGCAGGTAATTTGAAGAGCATCTGGTCCTTACATACTTTAGTTGAGTTTAAGCACTTGTGGTCATGCAATGCATAAATTAGACAAAATTTGTATCTAAATCAAGCAAGTTTCCCATTACAGTTCCTCTTAAAAGTCTGTTCTACTACCAAATCTTAGCTACTTACCTTTTCCCTATACAAATAGGCAGCATGCTTAGTGAAAAAGGGTGGCATGGGAGAGTTCCCCAGCAAAAGCTGCGTGTTGTTGTTTCTCTTGCCTTACACTTTGCTACTCTGtccagagagaaaacaaaaacagaagcaTCAATTTCTTGACTGGTTCTGTAAGTCGACTCCTGTGCTGGCAGGCAGTTGCTATGCAACAGATGGTAAAGGGGCCTGAATCTTAGTGGTGGGCCAGGAAACTGAAAAAGCTGTAGTGAGGATAGAGGGTGCTTTTGTAATGGTTTGAAAGCTGAACTTGCAATATTTTAAGAAGACAAGACTTGAATTGCttaaatggaaggaaaaacagaaaccGTGCAATTTAATCACTCCTGCATGAATTAGAACATTTCAAGAAAGATTTCTCCAAGTAACAATTCTCTCTGTCTGTGAATATTcccaataaattttaaaatgtgagcAACAAATATGACACACATAAGTAAAGATTAATCCCCTTTGCAGGCCGACTCTTCAGTATAAAGGCCAAACAGCCTTCAGGGACAAGTCAAGAGTTATGTGATGAATGACCTTGCTGGTTTTTCTGGGTACACTTGCTTGAATTCCAGTTAGGTACAACCTCTGTTTTTAGTGTGGTTGGAAGCGGGTTTTAGAGTGTCTGTTCTAAGTAATGAAACATTACGAGCACTTTCTCAGGAAATagagaaaaccaaagaaaagtTACAATTCCTAAAATTCCAGATAAACTTGAAGAATACTGGGAGAGCTGAAGAGCTTGTTTCTGGACTATGGTTTTTTCCCTAAAtctcaaagcattttttaaacGACAAAGGCAGTGAAGGCTTTTGCATTTTAGTATTGAAAAGGGTGAAGCCTCCTAAGAACAGAGTTAATTACCTGTCTTGATTGAAAGATGAAGGGTACAGTTTCTTTATAAATTGGCTTGATATTTGCATTATGTTCTTTTTACACCCCAGGAGTATGGCTTTAACTGGGCTTCCTGCTGTGATCTATAGCTCATTTTCCCGAGTTTCTGTAGCTTAATTTCACATAGTGTGAAGCATGAGAGCAGCAGATTATTTCCATCATGATGTGCATTGTGTTTGGTAGGAAGGAGTTTCGCCTGTTTTTGCTCTGCTGGTTAACACCATAAATTCTTACAGAGTAGAACGTATATGCGTTATTAATTAACAAAATTATACTAGATATGTATAATATTTAATGAGCATTTATCCAAAAATAGAACACTGAAATAATGTTATCTAAGATTTATGAATACGGTGAGAAGTATGAGGATGTCAGGTTAAAGACAAAAGTTTGCTTCTGGTGTTTTAATTATAGATGATTCAAGAGATGAAGAACCAAGCTTGAATCTTAGAGAAAAAGCGTGTGGAGCTTCATGCTGATACGGTTTATTTTACTTCTAAATTAGTTATACTTAATCCAGAAAATATTGCTGTAGAAGTGCATTAccaacttaatttttaattatgtttgtCACCATTCTTTTGGCGATGTGGCTGTCTCTTACAGCAGGCAGCATAAATGAAGTTTgctaattattttataaattgaGAAATCTTGGCAGTTTACTCaattcatatatttatttttcattagaagtgatttttctgttttttgttaCACTAGAGGGCAGCAAATGACGCTGCTATCCAGCTGAAGACACAAACAGAATCACATGCCATCTTGTGAAGTTCCTTTCAAAAAATAGGTGGATACCTTAAAAAATTATACAAACTTTCCAATAGGCAGAAATACTTTGCTTTTTTCAAGGGATAGTTCTAAGGTTCAAAACATGTATTATACCTTTCGTTCACCAGGGATGAATAGAGCAGTATGGGAGCACAGAGCTCTGTAGTTCTGAACACATTAATCTTTTTTAACTTTCAATAGCAGTACATTAGCTAACATCTGCACAGTGAAGCAATTGCATTTGTGAGCTGTTTTCTACACACTTCTCCATGGGTTGGGAAAGTGGTTTGCATCCGCCCCAGAGCTTTGGGACTTTGCTAAGGACCTGCAACAGGTCCTCATCTAAGTGTTGTTTAAAGAgcagtattttccttttcattgttTGTTGAAATGCTTTCCTCCCAAGACACAGATTCTGAATCAGCTATTTGCATACAACTCTGTCAGCACTGCAGAGTTAACTGCAGCTGTCCTGGGATGACCTTGGGAAGCCGGAGTGAGCAAGCGCTTTGGCAGGCAGCTCCCCCAGTgctccacttgtgattttattCCCAGTATTTTGACTGCTTGTTTATGATGAGGCGTTAAGGGAAAGATACGAACCATCTGCAAGCAGGAAGCCACCAGGCCTGTGGGATCTTAGCAGCAGGATAAGATGACTGTCTTGGTAGAAAGTCAAGACTGGGAGGGCAGTGCAGGGCCACAGGGTAGCCCTACGAGGCTTTGGCAGGTGAGAATTTActgccctgctgagctgggcacttGGACATTCAGTCTGTTAGTCATCCAGACTGGGATCTTACGCAGCTTTGGCCATCTTACAGGGAGATCCCATTGAGTCACAGAGACAGCTGAAGCACTCAAGTGTCTCTCTGGGTCAGGCCTTAAGGTGGCTTCTCATCTCTGCAGGCTTGTACCCTGCTACTAGGTGCTTTGCAACCAAGGGAGAAGCCCCAATAAGGCCTGCAGTCTAGTCAGAACAGATGTGTATGTGAAGTCCAGTGGAAAAGAGGATGCCTAGGAAAGCCGATGGAATAATGTGCAGGAATGTCTCTTTCCAGCTGCATTAACTTCATACCAAAGTTTTGTGGCTGAGAGCTCCAGAGCATTGGGCCTCATCCTTCCAAGGGTATcactctgagctgctgttttGCTCCCAGACAGGAAGCATGGTGCAGGTGAGATAGTTAAAAGCCAaatttaaaacactgaaaattaattGAAGCAACACTCCTAACACATCTACCAGTGAGACTGCCAGCACTGGTAGGAAAGTGGGCTGAAGTCAGCAATGTACAAGGATTGTTTTAAGGCATTACTTGTTGGACATGATGCGTGTTTTCTAGGAAACGAGGAGGTAAGGGGCAGCAGAGTTCAGGGTTCACAGTGCTTAGTAATTAGAGGAAGAGGGTTCATCCTCCATGCTGCCTTTATGGCAGTTAGCTGGAAGTCTTTTTGTGAAGGCTTATCTTCATCCCCCTCCTTCACCAAGGTCATTCCAAGAAAAGGTAACGTCATGAACCAGGAACAGAGCATTTTTCTTGGCAAAGCTGTGCAGGGAACTTCAGCCCTTGtctaaacaaagaaaataaggagAATGTGAATGCAAAGTAAAATGCCTGTTCCTGGCCATCACTCTATGGGGGTGCTTTTTTCCTGCAATGAAGGTAACTGTAACTGAAGATAGAGACTCAAGAACAGGTTACTGGCAGTAAATTGACTGTGAGGGCATACCAGCTGGTCTTGCGCTCATTGCACATCCTTTAGTGTCAAATATGGGGTCTTCTGCTTCTTGGAATCACTTTCCTTGCATCACCTGAGGCACTGCAAGGAAAAAACCTATCAAACAGCTGCCCAAAAGTAGGTAACTCCAGTGCTACCTACCAGTTCAAACCCTGATTGCCCTGGCTGTAACTCCCAGGTCTTTGGCGTTAGCCCTTTAGGGAACCAACTGCAGTAATTCAGGGTAAGTGTCTCCTGCTGAAGGGTAAGAGTGCCTTGGCAGACTGATGAGCAGAGTGTTGCAGAGAATTTG
It contains:
- the SF3B5 gene encoding splicing factor 3B subunit 5, translated to MTDRYTIHSQLEHLQSKYIGTGHADTTKWEWLVNQHRDSYCSYMGHFDLLNYFAIAENESKARVRFNLMEKMLQPCGPPADKPDES